In the genome of Lacerta agilis isolate rLacAgi1 chromosome 2, rLacAgi1.pri, whole genome shotgun sequence, one region contains:
- the GPR84 gene encoding G-protein coupled receptor 84, whose protein sequence is MADLANNFSCYDPSIVGYRYVAVSWGIVVAIVGTVGNVLTLLAYAADAKLQTRFNLLIVNLTVVDILYCTFLQPFSVDSYLHLHWRAGADFCRVFGMLLFVSNSVSILTLCLIAISRYLIIANTALFDRIFSRLGTMLIILASWVVGLASFAPLWPVYVLVPKVCTCSFHRLRGRPYTTILLGFYFVVGLSCVGIFYFLIHRKVKSAACAMEQYKLKKTSLKRGHVAGASLATPGRYQELDSGVDSAGPSQHSCEAQSSESTASTNLPSASQDGETPSKKVTPCQAKDSNSDFRRVTRMCFVVFLFFVICYIPFLLINIFDAKNRAPTVLHMIAANLTWLNSCINPVLYAAMNRQFREAYRDVLYNFAKRFRCCR, encoded by the coding sequence ATGGCGGATCTTGCCAACAACTTCTCCTGCTACGACCCGTCCATTGTTGGCTACCGCTACGTGGCAGTGAGTTGGGGCATTGTGGTGGCCATCGTGGGCACAGTGGGCAACGTGCTGACCCTGCTGGCCTATGCGGCTGACGCCAAGCTGCAGACGCGCTTCAACCTTCTCATTGTCAACCTGACTGTGGTGGACATCCTGTACTGCACCTTCCTGCAGCCCTTCTCGGTCGACTCCTACCTCCATCTCCACTGGCGGGCAGGGGCCGACTTCTGCCGTGTCTTTGGGATGTTGCTCTTCGTCTCCAACTCCGTCTCCATCTTGACGCTCTGCCTCATCGCCATCAGCCGCTACCTGATCATTGCCAACACCGCCCTCTTTGACCGCATCTTCTCCCGCCTCGGGACGATGCTTATCATCCTGGCCTCCTGGGTTGTCGGCCTGGCCAGTTTCGCGCCGCTGTGGCCCGTCTATGTCTTGGTGCCCAAGGTGTGCACCTGCAGCTTCCACCGCCTCCGCGGACGGCCCTACACCACCATCCTCTTGGGATTCTACTTTGTGGTGGGTCTCAGCTGCGTCGGGATCTTCTACTTCCTCATCCACCGCAAAGTCAAGAGTGCCGCCTGTGCCATGGAGCAATACAAGCTGAAGAAAACCAGCTTGAAGAGGGGCCACGTGGCTGGTGCCAGTTTAGCCACACCAGGACGATACCAAGAGCTTGACAGCGGGGTGGACAGCGCAGGTCCTTCCCAGCACTCCTGTGAGGCTCAGTCCTCTGAGTCGACTGCCAGTACCAATCTCCCATCAGCTTCCCAGGATGGCGAAACACCTTCTAAGAAAGTTACCCCATGCCAGGCCAAGGACAGCAACTCGGATTTCCGCCGGGTGACCCGCATGTGCTTCGTGGTCTTCCTTTTCTTTGTCATCTGCTACATACCCTTCCTGCTAATCAACATCTTTGATGCCAAGAACCGGGCTCCAACCGTCTTGCACATGATCGCCGCCAACCTCACTTGGCTCAACAGCTGCATCAACCCAGTGCTTTATGCTGCAATGAATCGCCAGTTCCGCGAGGCTTACAGAGACGTGCTCTACAACTTCGCAAAGAGGTTCCGCTGCTGCCGCTAA